Part of the Streptomyces sp. RFCAC02 genome is shown below.
GGTGTGGGGGTGGCGGGTCACGACACGAAGGTGGGCCGGGACGGTGGGGCGCGGGGCGCGCCGGTGGTGCGGCTCAGCCGCTCTGCCGGTCCAGCCAGTCCGCCAGGGTGTCGTGCACGAGCGGTGCCTGCCGGGCGAGGCCCATGTAGTGGCCGGCGCCGGGGATCTCGATCAGTTCGGTGGACTCGGCGCCGGTGAACAGCGCCTCGTGCTCCGCGCCGCCCTCGACGCGGGCGTCCTTCTCGCCGTACATGAACAGCACGGGCACCTCGATCGAGGGGATCTGCCGCACGTCCATCAGCACGCCGGCGAGCTGCGACACCATGTCGCCGCACGGGTGCGCGTTCTGGTGGGGGACGGCGAGGGCCAGGACCTCGGGGTCGGTGTCGTTGAAGTTGCCGGAGGCGAACTCCTCGGATCCGAGGTCGTAGTAGCTGTAGCCCTCGTTCCCGCCCTGGAGGCAGGTCTGGAGCGAGGTGAAGAAGCGGGCGTTGGCCTGGTCGGTGAGTCCGAGGTCGGTCCAGTCCATGATCACGACGCCGTCCACGTCGCGGAACGAGTACGCCGCGATCTGGGCGACCTGGCCGCCGTTGGACTGGCCGGCCAGGAAGATCCGGTCGAACGCCCAGGTCTCGCCGCCCTCGACGGTGTAGGAGCCGTCGCGGAGCTGCTGGGTGATCTGGTG
Proteins encoded:
- a CDS encoding alpha/beta hydrolase; this encodes MPNIRTAVVGAAATLLALSPAVWAVAAGSGPASPADPAAAAADAEADAAAAAAATAERLADEDIVDLPVTFTVVNQNRTLAACAVDGETYEIRGHLTAPRALLEGAAAGEETAITLYEHGIAAGEWYWRLDAEGYHHAEEMALRGHASLTIDRLGYDSSDRPNGLDTCIGGQADMAHQITQQLRDGSYTVEGGETWAFDRIFLAGQSNGGQVAQIAAYSFRDVDGVVIMDWTDLGLTDQANARFFTSLQTCLQGGNEGYSYYDLGSEEFASGNFNDTDPEVLALAVPHQNAHPCGDMVSQLAGVLMDVRQIPSIEVPVLFMYGEKDARVEGGAEHEALFTGAESTELIEIPGAGHYMGLARQAPLVHDTLADWLDRQSG